In Vicinamibacterales bacterium, the following are encoded in one genomic region:
- a CDS encoding TonB-dependent receptor has protein sequence MKAQKLAVVRSVLRVLMLGGLAMLAVLLPARPALASSRARRQSPNNAGIVVIVSDQAGLVVRDAKVTVVNAQTGAARESISGADGSASFPALSLTGTYTVTVSKPGFGDETRGAISLRSGEVATLRVRLLVGTEQAEVMVYGTDAGVRADAQIGRRLDSAAIDETPILGRKITTLPLLNSAFRQGKGTGDLFVNATYFITGSGSRRTTTYMLDGASNDEGWGRQTMLTTLPLGAVQEAAVLTNAFSAEFGWTAGPAFNIVTKSGTNAVRGEGIYLIRPGGMQARRFGTAGYCPPSVPTCTTPPTLAAINPADLPDELHQVSASAGGPIARGKTFFFASGDYTLQDRTTFLSSTLPAFVLPANGSLEYVGKYRQRLFNGRLDHKLSSAQSLMVRVNYDRFYDTNPNDAVVGTSAPTVARRYTRGSRSAQVNHTAVVRATLLNEARAAYLDGAPVTLWEAQNPSTAYTRGGPVPFTIGESRAADIRGHQFQFADTVSWSRGHHNVRAGGSIIRHATGGSGSEPGQATLGTFTFLSTTTAPFSALTLADVQQYSQPVSYGITSYEMQQWMSVLFVQDRFRVSDQFTLDAGLRYDRQTLTTDADNVAPRLGFAWHPANGAGTVVRGGYAMYYTQIRANALASALTGGLDGIVSYTAAPGQTGFPVCLTCVPVAVDPRTLPLSQQPARNITIRAGQAAFHRAQFASYGLDFDRLPDYPGAFVNPRSQVTSIGVERQIARGLLAGADYVHQHWTDLDRSVDLNAPAPFDRTAPGQVRTVAAANATRPIVPVNGGVRNVNVLMNLGTADYDGLQAQISYRGSARFQAALSYTLAKATNTTEPDGNGIGPNDPNIARLGEEERGPSVVDQRHRAVITASYALPYDITAGTLMQFASARPFNAVTGIDNNGDGANNDRPVVNGAVLPKSAFRGTGTQDVGLFVEGRLKMGGHAILLRMEGFNFFNHANILGRAQTTYGDAAAANPTFGQVVAAGAAANALPALANIDPPRMFQFQARFVF, from the coding sequence GTGAAGGCGCAGAAGCTGGCCGTGGTGCGCAGCGTGCTGCGCGTGCTGATGCTGGGAGGGCTGGCGATGCTGGCGGTGCTGCTGCCCGCCAGGCCGGCGCTCGCGTCGTCCCGCGCGCGGCGGCAATCTCCCAACAACGCCGGCATTGTCGTGATCGTCAGCGATCAGGCCGGACTCGTGGTGCGGGACGCGAAGGTGACGGTCGTCAACGCACAGACCGGCGCGGCGCGCGAATCGATCTCGGGCGCGGACGGAAGCGCCTCCTTTCCGGCGTTGTCGCTCACCGGCACCTACACCGTCACGGTTTCGAAGCCGGGGTTCGGCGACGAGACGCGCGGCGCCATCAGCCTGCGTTCCGGCGAGGTCGCGACGCTGCGCGTGCGGCTGCTGGTCGGCACGGAGCAGGCCGAAGTGATGGTTTATGGCACCGACGCCGGCGTCCGCGCCGACGCGCAGATCGGCCGCCGGCTCGACAGCGCCGCAATCGACGAAACGCCAATCCTCGGCCGCAAGATCACCACGCTCCCGCTGCTCAATTCCGCCTTCCGTCAGGGGAAGGGAACCGGCGATCTCTTCGTCAACGCCACCTACTTCATCACCGGCTCCGGCAGCCGGCGCACGACGACCTACATGCTCGACGGCGCCAGCAATGACGAGGGCTGGGGACGCCAGACGATGCTGACGACGCTGCCGCTCGGCGCGGTGCAGGAAGCGGCGGTGCTGACGAATGCGTTTTCCGCCGAGTTCGGCTGGACCGCCGGCCCGGCGTTCAACATCGTCACCAAGTCCGGCACCAACGCAGTGCGCGGCGAAGGCATCTATCTGATACGGCCGGGCGGCATGCAGGCGAGGAGGTTCGGCACGGCCGGGTATTGCCCGCCCTCGGTGCCGACCTGCACGACGCCGCCGACGCTCGCCGCGATCAACCCGGCCGATCTGCCGGACGAGCTGCACCAGGTGTCGGCCTCGGCGGGCGGCCCGATCGCGAGGGGCAAGACGTTCTTCTTCGCCTCGGGGGACTACACGCTGCAGGACCGGACGACGTTTCTGTCGAGCACGCTGCCGGCCTTCGTGCTGCCGGCGAACGGCAGTCTCGAATACGTCGGCAAGTACCGCCAGCGGCTGTTCAACGGACGGCTCGATCACAAGCTCTCCTCTGCGCAGTCGCTCATGGTGCGCGTCAATTACGATCGCTTCTACGACACCAACCCGAACGACGCGGTGGTCGGCACCAGCGCGCCGACGGTGGCGCGGCGCTACACGCGCGGCTCGCGTTCGGCGCAGGTCAATCACACGGCGGTCGTGCGCGCTACCCTGCTCAACGAGGCGCGTGCCGCGTATCTCGACGGCGCGCCGGTGACGCTGTGGGAGGCGCAGAACCCGTCGACGGCGTATACCCGCGGCGGCCCGGTGCCGTTCACCATCGGCGAGTCGCGCGCCGCCGACATCCGGGGCCACCAGTTTCAGTTCGCCGACACGGTGTCGTGGTCGCGCGGCCATCACAACGTCCGCGCCGGCGGCAGCATCATCCGGCACGCCACCGGCGGCAGCGGCAGCGAGCCCGGCCAGGCCACGCTCGGCACCTTCACGTTCCTGAGCACGACGACGGCGCCGTTCAGCGCGCTGACGCTGGCCGACGTGCAGCAGTACTCGCAGCCGGTCAGCTACGGCATCACCAGCTATGAGATGCAGCAGTGGATGTCGGTGCTCTTCGTGCAGGATCGCTTCCGGGTCAGCGATCAGTTCACGCTCGACGCCGGCCTGCGCTACGACCGCCAGACGCTGACGACGGACGCCGACAACGTGGCGCCGCGTCTCGGCTTCGCGTGGCATCCGGCGAACGGCGCGGGCACGGTGGTGCGCGGCGGCTACGCGATGTATTACACGCAGATCCGCGCCAACGCGCTGGCGAGCGCGCTGACCGGCGGCCTCGACGGCATCGTCAGCTACACCGCGGCGCCGGGGCAGACCGGGTTCCCGGTCTGCCTGACCTGCGTGCCGGTGGCCGTCGATCCGCGGACGCTGCCGTTGTCGCAGCAGCCGGCGCGCAACATCACGATCCGCGCCGGGCAGGCGGCTTTCCATCGCGCGCAGTTCGCCAGCTACGGCCTGGACTTCGATCGGCTGCCGGACTATCCCGGCGCGTTCGTCAACCCGCGCAGCCAGGTGACGTCGATCGGCGTCGAGCGCCAGATCGCGCGCGGGCTGCTCGCCGGCGCCGACTACGTGCACCAGCACTGGACCGATCTCGATCGCAGCGTCGATCTCAACGCGCCGGCGCCGTTCGACCGCACCGCCCCCGGCCAGGTGCGGACGGTCGCCGCGGCGAACGCCACGCGGCCGATCGTTCCAGTCAACGGCGGGGTGCGGAACGTCAACGTGCTGATGAATCTCGGCACCGCCGACTACGACGGCCTGCAGGCGCAGATCAGCTATCGCGGCAGCGCCAGGTTCCAGGCGGCGCTCAGCTACACGCTCGCGAAGGCGACGAACACGACGGAGCCGGACGGCAACGGCATCGGTCCGAACGACCCCAACATCGCCCGCCTCGGCGAGGAGGAGCGCGGCCCGAGCGTCGTCGATCAGCGCCACCGCGCGGTGATCACCGCGAGCTACGCCCTTCCCTACGACATCACCGCCGGCACGCTGATGCAGTTCGCGTCGGCGCGCCCCTTCAATGCCGTGACCGGCATCGACAACAACGGCGACGGCGCCAACAACGATCGCCCGGTGGTCAACGGCGCGGTGCTGCCCAAGTCCGCCTTCCGCGGCACCGGCACCCAGGACGTCGGGCTGTTCGTCGAGGGGCGGCTGAAGATGGGCGGCCACGCCATCCTGCTGCGGATGGAGGGGTTCAACTTCTTCAACCACGCCAACATCCTGGGGCGGGCGCAGACCACGTACGGCGATGCCGCCGCCGCCAATCCGACGTTCGGCCAGGTGGTGGCGGCGGGCGCGGCGGCGAACGCCCTGCCGGCGCTGGCCAACATCGACCCGCCGCGCATGTTCCAGTTTCAGGCGCGTTTCGTGTTCTGA
- a CDS encoding M48 family metalloprotease, producing MTFWLISGAVALGIFAVFAALGSMAVSVAAPSIARRLKAYSPAVCAAGLFRLRMMPAGIAGAVAFGLVLPVFLAYEPRGTTERVPAVLTLLALAGAALLFRGVWRAAAAWRATCRVVREWRRRGRRLQGFDAPLPVFAIEESFPTVAVVGVARPALFIAERVLRECPDDEVRAMLRHECAHVAKRDNLKRLLMRACPDFLGAGLDRAWARAAEEAADAAVADGNPRCSVQLAQALIHVARLAPVPEAPALASAFYLGGSIESRVRRLVQPEPARQAHHGIGRVLAIVAAVASGAAAMAAAPSLHRAVETLVHALP from the coding sequence ATGACGTTCTGGCTGATCAGCGGCGCGGTGGCGTTGGGCATTTTCGCCGTCTTCGCCGCCCTGGGATCGATGGCGGTGAGCGTCGCGGCGCCGTCGATCGCGCGCCGGCTCAAGGCGTATTCGCCGGCGGTGTGCGCCGCGGGGCTGTTCCGGCTGCGGATGATGCCGGCGGGGATCGCCGGGGCCGTCGCGTTCGGCCTGGTGCTTCCGGTGTTTCTCGCCTACGAGCCGCGCGGCACGACCGAGCGGGTGCCGGCGGTGCTGACGCTGCTCGCCCTGGCGGGGGCGGCGCTGCTGTTCCGCGGCGTCTGGCGCGCGGCCGCCGCCTGGCGCGCCACCTGCCGCGTGGTTCGCGAGTGGCGCCGGCGCGGCCGCCGGCTCCAGGGCTTCGACGCGCCGCTGCCGGTGTTCGCCATCGAGGAATCGTTCCCCACCGTCGCCGTCGTCGGCGTGGCGCGGCCGGCGCTGTTCATCGCCGAGCGCGTGCTGCGCGAGTGCCCGGACGACGAGGTCCGCGCGATGCTGCGGCACGAATGCGCGCACGTCGCCAAGCGCGACAACCTGAAGCGGCTCCTGATGCGCGCCTGCCCGGACTTCCTTGGCGCCGGCCTGGATCGGGCGTGGGCGCGGGCGGCGGAGGAAGCCGCCGACGCGGCGGTCGCCGACGGCAATCCGCGCTGCTCGGTGCAGCTGGCGCAGGCGTTGATTCACGTCGCCCGTCTCGCGCCGGTTCCCGAAGCGCCGGCTCTGGCCAGCGCGTTCTACCTCGGCGGCAGCATCGAGTCCCGCGTGCGGCGGCTGGTGCAGCCCGAGCCGGCGCGGCAGGCGCACCACGGGATCGGGCGCGTGCTGGCCATCGTCGCGGCGGTCGCGTCAGGCGCCGCCGCGATGGCGGCCGCGCCGTCGCTCCATCGCGCCGTCGAAACGCTCGTCCACGCGCTTCCCTGA
- a CDS encoding BlaI/MecI/CopY family transcriptional regulator, with protein MFSRRKPSGLASVFGALELRVLEALWRRGDATVRDLCDDFPAAAYTTLMTTMERLHKKGVLHREKSGRAFLYRPASSRAEMESGFMTRALQPLLSGDSAHPVLSSFVDEVSRHDERLLDELERLVREKRREQESGR; from the coding sequence GTGTTTTCCCGCCGCAAACCCTCCGGCCTCGCCTCCGTCTTCGGCGCGCTGGAGCTTCGCGTGCTCGAGGCGCTCTGGCGCCGCGGCGACGCCACCGTCCGCGACCTTTGCGACGATTTCCCGGCAGCCGCGTACACGACCTTGATGACGACGATGGAGCGGCTGCACAAGAAGGGAGTGCTGCACCGCGAGAAAAGCGGCCGCGCGTTCCTCTATCGGCCGGCCAGTTCCCGCGCCGAGATGGAATCCGGGTTCATGACTCGCGCGCTGCAGCCGCTGCTGTCCGGTGACAGCGCCCATCCGGTCCTCTCGTCGTTCGTCGACGAGGTGAGCCGTCACGACGAGCGGCTCCTGGACGAGCTCGAACGGCTGGTCCGCGAGAAGCGGCGCGAGCAGGAGAGCGGCCGATGA
- the ligD gene encoding DNA ligase D yields the protein MDLRPMLATLAEAPLVKQGLVYEPKYDGIRALVEIPPNGRARLWSRNGNEKTAQFPAIANALSEASRRIGQPLVLDGEIVALDERGRPAGFQRLQGRMHLGGAKDVARAEQAQPAAFILFDILRDGGDLCRLPLTDRRRRLEEVFTRLFQKDKTGILRISEQVSGDATALHERALKEGWEGLIVKEAGSTYQPGRRSPAWRKIKLHHQQEFVVGGWTEPRQTRQYFGALLLGVQEAGGLKYVGHTGTGFDAKELARVSKLLKAREIDRSPFAGTIKTNEPAHWARPELVAQIRFSEWTADAKLRHPVYLGLRDDKSAGDVVREGPQVSAAGRQTAASNRTDLDALIAQLQALEDARKDGEVTLPGGDRVKVTNLAKIFWPALAASGARRAEPAITKGELLRYYVRVSPFLLPAVADRPLVMKRFPNGIAGKAFYQQRSREERPPAGVRIETLPDDADPISEPDAKRLVGGSLTTLIYMAQIAAISQDPWFSRVQSPLDADHVAIDLDPTEHATFGAVRDVARWVRDELAALGIPGFPKTSGSSGLHIYIPLPPDTSYESGMLLCQIVATLVAARHPKQATVERTVARRPRGTVYLDYLQNILGKTLATAYSARASEYAGVSTPLAWKEIDDRLDPRAFTIRTAPARFAEVGDLWEGLRTSKPADLQAVLRKFAKRTN from the coding sequence ATGGACTTGCGTCCGATGCTCGCGACGCTGGCCGAGGCGCCGCTGGTCAAGCAGGGGCTCGTTTACGAGCCGAAGTACGACGGCATCCGGGCGCTCGTCGAGATTCCTCCCAACGGGCGGGCGCGGCTCTGGTCGCGCAACGGGAATGAGAAGACGGCGCAGTTCCCGGCAATCGCCAACGCGCTGTCCGAGGCGAGCCGGCGCATCGGCCAACCGCTCGTGCTCGACGGCGAGATTGTCGCGCTCGACGAGCGCGGGAGGCCTGCCGGCTTCCAGCGGCTGCAGGGACGCATGCACCTCGGCGGCGCGAAGGATGTCGCACGCGCCGAACAGGCTCAGCCGGCGGCGTTCATCCTCTTCGACATCCTTCGGGACGGCGGCGATCTGTGCCGCCTGCCGTTGACCGATCGACGCCGGCGCCTCGAAGAAGTCTTCACGCGGCTCTTCCAGAAAGACAAGACCGGCATCCTCCGCATCAGCGAACAGGTGTCCGGCGATGCGACGGCGCTGCACGAGCGCGCGCTGAAGGAAGGCTGGGAGGGGCTGATCGTGAAAGAGGCGGGGTCCACGTATCAGCCGGGCCGCCGCTCCCCTGCGTGGCGGAAAATCAAGCTGCACCACCAGCAGGAATTCGTCGTCGGCGGCTGGACCGAGCCCCGCCAGACGCGGCAGTACTTCGGCGCGCTGCTGCTCGGCGTGCAGGAAGCCGGCGGTCTGAAGTACGTCGGCCACACCGGCACCGGCTTCGATGCGAAGGAGCTGGCGCGGGTCTCGAAGCTGCTCAAGGCGCGCGAGATCGATCGCTCGCCCTTCGCCGGGACGATCAAGACCAACGAGCCCGCACACTGGGCGAGACCCGAACTGGTCGCGCAGATTCGCTTCAGCGAATGGACGGCGGACGCGAAGCTCCGGCATCCGGTCTACCTCGGACTCCGCGACGACAAGAGCGCAGGCGACGTGGTCCGCGAAGGGCCGCAGGTGAGCGCCGCCGGACGGCAGACGGCCGCCTCGAACCGCACCGATCTCGACGCGCTGATCGCGCAGCTTCAGGCGCTCGAGGATGCCCGGAAGGACGGCGAAGTCACGCTTCCGGGCGGCGACCGCGTGAAGGTCACCAACCTGGCGAAGATCTTCTGGCCCGCGCTCGCCGCGTCGGGCGCGCGGCGGGCGGAGCCGGCGATTACGAAAGGAGAGCTGCTCCGTTACTACGTTCGCGTATCGCCGTTCCTGCTTCCGGCAGTTGCCGATCGTCCGCTGGTGATGAAGCGTTTTCCCAACGGGATCGCCGGGAAGGCGTTCTATCAGCAGCGCTCGCGCGAGGAGCGGCCGCCCGCCGGCGTGCGCATCGAGACGCTGCCCGATGACGCGGATCCGATCAGCGAGCCGGATGCGAAGCGGCTGGTCGGCGGATCGCTGACGACGCTGATCTACATGGCGCAGATCGCGGCCATTTCACAGGACCCGTGGTTCTCGCGCGTGCAGTCGCCGCTGGACGCAGACCACGTGGCGATCGATCTCGATCCGACCGAGCACGCGACGTTCGGCGCGGTCCGTGACGTCGCGCGCTGGGTCCGTGACGAGCTTGCCGCGCTCGGCATTCCCGGATTCCCCAAGACCTCCGGTTCGAGCGGCCTGCACATCTATATCCCGCTGCCGCCGGACACCTCGTACGAGTCGGGCATGCTGCTGTGCCAGATCGTCGCAACGCTGGTGGCCGCGCGCCACCCGAAACAGGCCACGGTGGAACGCACGGTGGCGCGGCGGCCGCGCGGCACGGTGTACCTGGATTACCTGCAGAACATTCTCGGAAAGACGCTGGCGACCGCCTACAGCGCGCGGGCCAGCGAGTACGCCGGGGTCTCGACGCCGCTCGCGTGGAAGGAAATCGACGACAGGCTGGATCCGCGGGCGTTCACGATCCGGACGGCGCCCGCCCGGTTTGCGGAGGTGGGGGATCTGTGGGAAGGCCTGCGGACCTCGAAGCCCGCAGACCTTCAGGCCGTGCTGAGGAAGTTCGCGAAACGCACGAACTAG
- a CDS encoding DapH/DapD/GlmU-related protein, giving the protein MIAWFSRKLHDYVERIARQTVDRELRARGERTRLSYRDPLAVFAEQRSAVREQLAEAANLVGQDVMIGQGVVMWGGRFPGGVGIELHDRVRLYEHCVLAVDHASPRSGIVLEEGVAVNVRAYLDGSGGIRIGKRTILGPNVVVVSSGHRVDPEVPIQDSGKEFAAVEIGAGVWIGANVVILKGVRIGDRAVIGAGSVVTRDVPDRSIAVGNPARVIRTAAP; this is encoded by the coding sequence ATGATCGCCTGGTTCTCTCGAAAGCTGCACGACTACGTCGAGCGCATCGCGCGGCAGACGGTCGACCGCGAGCTGCGCGCCCGCGGCGAGCGGACCCGGCTGTCGTATCGCGATCCCCTTGCGGTGTTCGCGGAGCAGCGGAGCGCCGTGCGCGAACAGCTGGCCGAGGCGGCCAACCTGGTCGGCCAGGACGTGATGATCGGCCAGGGCGTGGTGATGTGGGGAGGCCGGTTCCCCGGCGGCGTCGGGATCGAGCTGCACGATCGGGTGCGGCTCTACGAGCACTGCGTCCTGGCCGTCGATCACGCGTCGCCGCGCAGCGGGATCGTGCTCGAGGAAGGCGTCGCCGTCAACGTGCGCGCGTATCTCGATGGCAGCGGCGGCATCCGCATCGGCAAACGGACGATACTCGGCCCGAACGTCGTCGTCGTGTCCTCGGGCCATCGCGTCGATCCCGAGGTGCCGATCCAGGATTCCGGCAAGGAGTTCGCCGCAGTGGAAATCGGCGCCGGCGTGTGGATCGGCGCCAACGTCGTGATCCTGAAAGGCGTCCGCATCGGTGACCGCGCGGTCATCGGCGCCGGATCGGTCGTGACCCGTGACGTTCCGGATCGATCGATCGCGGTGGGCAATCCGGCACGAGTGATTCGAACGGCCGCGCCCTGA
- a CDS encoding class I SAM-dependent methyltransferase, whose protein sequence is MLSRLSRPIRAVRRRIARWSAQQDRAFHDQLFGASTHDPFSKSYPGYLTIRRFADLAGDHLQGARTVLDLGCGPGEITCELARRYPGVAFTGVDHSAVAIDAAAALARRLGLPNVRFAAGDVARYAPAGRVDVVMMFDAFHHLLDPAAFVRHASAFTDRFFLIEPAGDLLGRWRRTLDFDWLPIELDKIRGRIEHALGAGPPAGRSAARPDDDPAIAGRAVENRYPLDDYARFFQGFGLVVRGTVAGLDSYPPQPAYESAWREDAMETACAMLTRVDDELQRRGHDGFAKHWAICATRGRSGITGPGLIAPVAGADHPDYVRGAFDAEYADVAIPEAVRAGTEVLVELTLRNASWREWRSEQTPHPIMVSYHWHAAGGECVVYDGLRTPLRRPLPPGDACRATVRVAAPASPGRYTLEIDLVEEHVSWFSHAGVPPHASYVRVT, encoded by the coding sequence ATGCTGAGCCGGCTGTCACGGCCGATCCGCGCCGTGCGCCGCCGCATCGCGCGGTGGTCCGCACAGCAGGACCGCGCGTTCCACGACCAGCTGTTCGGCGCGTCCACGCACGACCCGTTCTCGAAGTCCTACCCCGGATATCTCACCATTCGCCGGTTCGCCGACCTGGCGGGCGATCACCTGCAGGGGGCGCGCACGGTGCTGGATCTGGGATGCGGGCCGGGCGAGATCACATGCGAGCTGGCGCGCCGGTATCCCGGCGTGGCGTTCACCGGCGTCGATCACAGCGCCGTCGCGATCGACGCGGCGGCCGCACTCGCGCGCCGCCTCGGCCTGCCCAACGTGCGCTTCGCCGCCGGCGACGTCGCGCGCTACGCGCCGGCGGGCCGCGTCGACGTCGTGATGATGTTCGACGCCTTCCATCACCTGCTCGATCCGGCGGCGTTCGTCCGCCACGCCTCGGCCTTCACCGATCGCTTCTTCCTGATCGAGCCGGCGGGCGATCTGCTCGGACGCTGGCGGCGCACGCTGGATTTCGACTGGCTGCCGATCGAACTGGACAAGATTCGCGGCCGGATCGAGCACGCGCTCGGCGCCGGCCCGCCCGCCGGGCGCAGCGCCGCCCGGCCGGACGACGATCCGGCGATCGCCGGCAGGGCGGTCGAGAACCGCTATCCGCTCGACGATTACGCGCGCTTCTTCCAAGGCTTCGGTCTCGTGGTGCGCGGCACGGTCGCCGGGCTCGACAGCTACCCGCCACAGCCGGCGTACGAGAGCGCCTGGCGCGAGGACGCGATGGAGACCGCCTGCGCGATGCTGACACGCGTCGACGACGAGCTGCAACGCCGGGGACACGACGGCTTCGCGAAGCACTGGGCGATCTGCGCGACGAGGGGAAGGTCTGGAATCACCGGTCCAGGACTGATCGCGCCCGTGGCCGGCGCCGATCACCCGGACTACGTGAGGGGGGCATTCGATGCCGAGTACGCGGACGTCGCGATCCCGGAAGCCGTTCGCGCCGGCACCGAGGTGCTGGTCGAGCTGACGCTGCGGAACGCGAGCTGGCGCGAATGGCGATCGGAGCAGACGCCGCATCCGATCATGGTGAGCTACCACTGGCACGCCGCCGGCGGCGAGTGCGTCGTCTACGACGGACTGCGCACGCCGCTGCGGCGGCCGCTGCCGCCCGGCGATGCCTGCCGCGCGACGGTTCGCGTCGCGGCGCCGGCGTCACCGGGTCGCTACACTCTCGAGATCGATCTCGTGGAAGAGCACGTCAGCTGGTTCAGTCACGCGGGCGTGCCGCCGCACGCGTCGTACGTGCGCGTCACCTGA
- a CDS encoding PepSY domain-containing protein, whose product MKFNVANRKVHYWASAIVALPALILLGSGLLLQAKKHWSWVQPAEHRGTGSAPALDFHQLLDSVRRHPSHEVTSWADVNRIDVRPGRGVAKVWLQSGHEVQVDLGTGRVLHSAYRRSDLIESIHDGSFFGGDWIKLGVFLPTGVVLLLLWGSGLWMWWVTFSGRRRVRAQHHQLGG is encoded by the coding sequence GTGAAATTCAACGTCGCCAATCGCAAAGTCCATTACTGGGCGAGCGCGATCGTCGCGCTCCCGGCGCTGATACTGCTGGGGAGCGGGCTCCTGCTGCAGGCCAAGAAGCACTGGTCCTGGGTGCAGCCGGCCGAACATCGCGGCACGGGCAGCGCGCCGGCGCTCGACTTCCATCAACTGCTCGACAGCGTTCGCCGCCATCCGTCGCACGAGGTCACTTCGTGGGCCGACGTGAACCGCATCGACGTGCGTCCGGGGCGCGGCGTCGCCAAGGTGTGGCTGCAGTCCGGCCATGAAGTGCAGGTGGATCTCGGCACCGGCCGCGTGCTTCATTCGGCCTACCGCCGTTCGGATCTGATCGAGTCGATTCACGACGGGTCGTTCTTCGGCGGCGACTGGATCAAGCTGGGCGTGTTCCTGCCCACCGGGGTCGTTCTGCTGCTGCTGTGGGGAAGCGGCCTGTGGATGTGGTGGGTGACGTTCTCGGGCAGGCGCCGGGTGCGGGCGCAGCACCACCAGTTGGGAGGTTGA
- a CDS encoding alcohol dehydrogenase catalytic domain-containing protein, whose translation MRALVLDPSGTLTLASRPRPALPSECVIRVAAAGICGTDLELRRGYAGFAGVPGHEFVGVVDEAPAPDAAWIGRRVTGEITVGCGACHGCRAAGRGHCDRRSVLGIIGRDGAFAEYLSLPAVNLHAVPDAVSDEAAVLVEPLAAACRVLEQIAVTPQTVCAVVGPGRLGLLVALVLRAAGARVTVIGRGAARLALARSSGFDTAAADATDIAPRQFDVVVDATGRPEGLTIAKRLVRPRGTIVMKSTFHGEARLALAPLVVDEITLVGSRCGPFDAALDLLAAGRVDVRPLVDATYPLDRFAEAFEAAEQGRKVILRPQV comes from the coding sequence ATGCGCGCACTCGTCCTTGATCCCTCCGGAACGCTGACCCTCGCCAGCCGGCCGCGTCCCGCGCTGCCGTCCGAGTGCGTCATCCGCGTCGCCGCGGCAGGGATCTGCGGCACCGATCTCGAGCTGCGCCGCGGCTATGCCGGCTTCGCCGGCGTGCCGGGGCACGAATTCGTCGGCGTCGTGGACGAGGCGCCGGCGCCGGATGCGGCGTGGATCGGGCGGCGCGTCACCGGAGAGATCACCGTGGGCTGCGGCGCGTGCCACGGCTGCCGCGCCGCCGGCCGCGGACATTGCGATCGCCGGTCCGTGCTCGGCATCATCGGCCGGGACGGCGCGTTCGCGGAGTACCTGTCACTCCCCGCGGTCAATCTCCACGCCGTTCCCGATGCTGTGAGCGACGAGGCCGCCGTACTGGTGGAGCCGCTGGCTGCCGCGTGCCGCGTGCTCGAGCAGATTGCGGTGACGCCGCAAACGGTCTGCGCGGTCGTCGGCCCGGGACGCCTCGGGCTGCTCGTCGCCCTGGTGTTGCGCGCCGCCGGTGCACGCGTCACGGTGATCGGCCGGGGCGCGGCGCGCCTGGCGCTGGCGCGGTCATCGGGTTTCGACACTGCAGCGGCAGACGCGACTGACATCGCCCCGCGGCAGTTCGACGTCGTCGTCGACGCGACCGGACGACCCGAGGGGCTGACGATCGCGAAGCGCCTCGTGCGGCCGCGCGGCACGATCGTGATGAAGTCGACGTTTCACGGCGAAGCTCGCCTCGCGCTCGCGCCGCTGGTGGTCGACGAGATCACGCTCGTCGGCTCGCGATGCGGTCCCTTCGACGCCGCGCTCGATCTGCTCGCTGCCGGCCGCGTCGACGTCCGGCCGCTCGTCGACGCGACGTATCCGCTGGATCGGTTCGCCGAGGCGTTCGAGGCGGCGGAGCAGGGGCGCAAGGTGATCCTGCGTCCGCAGGTCTGA